A single window of Paenibacillus sp. FSL H8-0537 DNA harbors:
- a CDS encoding ABC transporter ATP-binding protein: protein MIEIKGLSKSFGSFHALKSLDLTIARGKVFGFVGPNGAGKSTTMSILATLLSPSSGYAKVDGFDVTKHPAEVRKRIGYMPDFFGVYDQFKAVEYLHFYGASYGIPKKEREELIPQLLELVNLSDKRDAYVDTLSRGMKQRLCLARCLVHDPDLLILDEPASGLDPRARIEMREILLELKAMGKTIIISSHILPELAEMVDEIGVIEHGQMIAQGNVSEIQNRLRVKRILYIRLLERLEEAEQFLQEQPHVTRLMRDERGIHVHFSGQDLEQAELISELIAAGYRIVSFSEGQTNLEDVFLEITRGGDGFE from the coding sequence ATGATTGAAATTAAAGGACTCAGCAAGTCTTTTGGCTCATTTCATGCCTTAAAGTCGCTTGATTTGACGATTGCCAGAGGCAAAGTGTTCGGTTTTGTAGGGCCGAATGGCGCGGGGAAATCAACGACGATGTCCATTTTGGCTACACTGCTCTCGCCTTCGTCGGGCTATGCGAAAGTGGATGGCTTTGATGTGACGAAGCATCCGGCAGAAGTGAGAAAGCGGATTGGGTATATGCCGGATTTCTTCGGTGTTTACGACCAATTTAAAGCGGTCGAATATTTGCATTTTTATGGTGCCAGTTATGGTATACCCAAGAAGGAACGGGAAGAGCTCATTCCTCAGCTGCTTGAGCTGGTCAATCTCAGTGACAAGCGGGACGCTTATGTCGATACGCTGTCGCGCGGCATGAAGCAGCGGCTGTGCTTGGCGCGCTGCCTTGTGCATGATCCCGATTTGCTCATACTTGATGAGCCGGCTTCCGGTCTTGATCCGCGAGCGAGAATCGAAATGCGGGAAATTTTGCTGGAACTCAAGGCAATGGGCAAAACGATCATTATTTCCTCGCATATTTTGCCGGAGCTTGCGGAGATGGTTGACGAAATTGGCGTCATTGAGCATGGGCAGATGATTGCCCAGGGCAATGTGTCGGAAATCCAGAATCGGCTGCGGGTGAAGCGGATCTTATATATTCGGCTGCTGGAACGGCTGGAAGAGGCTGAGCAGTTTTTGCAGGAGCAGCCGCATGTGACGCGTCTGATGCGCGATGAGCGGGGCATCCATGTTCATTTTAGCGGACAGGATCTCGAACAGGCTGAGCTAATCAGCGAATTGATAGCTGCAGGCTATCGCATCGTTTCGTTTAGCGAAGGGCAGACGAATTTGGAAGATGTCTTTTTGGAAATTACGAGAGGAGGGGACGGCTTCGAATGA
- a CDS encoding ABC transporter permease, producing MRNDTVSKDWRSKLINPVLDKEFRLRMRTPRTMWTLLAYLFAIGLFALSSIYLLNMSSGNAASFNPSESRMLFYFLSFVQLGLISFMAPGLTAGVISGERERQTLNLLLTTQQSSTTIILSKLLSSLSFMILIVISTLPVYSMIFLFGGISPSQLLLIFFFYLFLMIVIGAFGVLFSTIIKRTMIAVILTYGVTLFLYAGTALIGYVALMVSMQVSGYSGSNEWIAHIFAWNPAVAMYSILDPNITREIVYTGSGSTASEPFLQLWQEFMLIYLVLAALAIWLSIRYLRPRMKQSGK from the coding sequence ATGAGAAACGATACCGTAAGCAAAGATTGGCGCAGCAAGCTGATCAATCCGGTGCTGGATAAGGAATTCCGATTGCGGATGCGGACGCCGCGCACGATGTGGACGCTGCTTGCCTATTTATTCGCCATTGGGTTGTTTGCCCTTAGCTCCATTTATTTGCTTAATATGAGCTCGGGCAATGCGGCCTCGTTTAATCCGAGCGAAAGCCGGATGCTGTTTTATTTTCTCAGCTTCGTCCAGCTCGGCCTCATTTCCTTTATGGCTCCGGGCCTCACGGCTGGCGTTATAAGCGGCGAGCGTGAACGGCAGACACTTAATCTGCTGCTTACGACGCAGCAAAGCTCGACGACGATTATTTTAAGCAAGCTGCTGTCTTCTCTAAGCTTTATGATTTTAATCGTCATTAGTACGCTTCCTGTATACAGCATGATCTTTCTGTTCGGCGGCATATCGCCGTCACAGCTGCTGCTCATCTTTTTCTTTTATTTATTTTTGATGATCGTCATAGGAGCCTTCGGCGTTTTGTTCTCCACCATCATCAAGCGGACGATGATTGCTGTTATTTTGACCTATGGCGTGACCTTGTTTTTGTACGCGGGCACAGCGCTCATTGGTTATGTAGCGCTAATGGTATCTATGCAGGTTTCAGGATACAGCGGTTCTAACGAATGGATCGCTCATATTTTCGCATGGAATCCAGCGGTGGCGATGTACAGCATTTTGGACCCTAACATAACCAGAGAAATCGTTTATACGGGATCTGGTTCAACAGCATCTGAACCGTTTCTGCAGCTCTGGCAGGAGTTTATGCTCATTTATCTCGTGTTGGCCGCTCTAGCCATTTGGTTAAGCATTCGCTACCTGCGTCCTCGTATGAAGCAAAGCGGGAAGTAA
- a CDS encoding MoxR family ATPase: MIESKEQITQAAERIAALKEEIGSVIVGQKTVVEQLLWCMLAGGHALLEGIPGLGKTMLVRTVADTISLQYSRIQFTPDLMPADITGTTLIDFTEQGAAGRSFQPGPIFGNLVLADEINRATPKTQSALLEAMQEGTVTAGGETRQLPRPFFVLATQNPIEQEGTYPLPEAQLDRFLLKIGVSYPTREELKEIVLRTTAVAQRRAEVKMTADELTELQVYAKQILVADDVLDMAVRLVMMTHPAEADAPDDVKRYVRFGAGPRALQAIVAVSKVRALCSGKLHVSWSDIREVAVPALRHRVVLGYEAQAAGITTDQMTESILNALELTR; the protein is encoded by the coding sequence ATGATTGAATCCAAGGAACAGATTACACAGGCGGCTGAGCGTATAGCTGCTCTGAAAGAGGAAATTGGAAGTGTCATTGTAGGGCAAAAAACGGTAGTTGAGCAGCTATTATGGTGCATGCTGGCAGGAGGACATGCGCTGCTGGAAGGCATCCCCGGTCTCGGGAAAACAATGCTTGTCCGTACGGTTGCGGATACGATTTCCTTGCAATATTCAAGGATTCAATTTACGCCCGATCTTATGCCCGCAGATATTACGGGAACGACGCTGATTGATTTTACCGAGCAGGGCGCGGCGGGACGCAGCTTTCAGCCTGGACCGATCTTCGGTAATCTAGTGCTGGCCGATGAAATTAACCGTGCTACGCCAAAGACACAAAGCGCATTGCTTGAAGCGATGCAGGAAGGCACGGTGACAGCTGGCGGTGAAACTCGCCAGCTGCCGCGTCCTTTTTTTGTATTGGCGACGCAAAATCCAATCGAGCAGGAGGGGACATACCCGCTGCCGGAAGCGCAGCTTGACCGTTTCCTGCTCAAAATCGGCGTCAGCTATCCGACGCGCGAGGAGCTCAAAGAAATTGTGCTGCGGACAACGGCGGTAGCTCAGCGCCGCGCTGAGGTCAAGATGACTGCGGATGAGCTGACCGAGCTCCAAGTGTATGCCAAGCAAATTCTGGTTGCAGACGATGTGCTGGACATGGCGGTTCGGCTAGTGATGATGACGCATCCTGCAGAGGCAGATGCCCCTGACGATGTGAAGCGTTATGTCAGATTTGGCGCTGGACCGCGGGCGCTGCAAGCGATTGTGGCGGTCAGCAAGGTAAGGGCGCTTTGCAGCGGCAAGCTGCATGTATCGTGGAGCGACATTCGCGAGGTAGCTGTGCCAGCGCTTCGACATCGGGTCGTGCTCGGTTATGAGGCACAGGCAGCAGGCATAACGACGGATCAGATGACTGAATCCATCTTAAACGCATTGGAGCTGACAAGATGA
- a CDS encoding DUF58 domain-containing protein, giving the protein MNGQGSGSGSGARDSAFSGALAKLFPDTSLLNRLERMKVAAGSRVKGTMAGKRRSSTLGGSQEFADYRPYAPGDDIRRLDWNVYGRTGRAYMRQYWDEQELTLHVYVDISPSMNFGGEQANKLRCALQLAACGGYAALSGEDRIAVKLFGGPAPAELPALRGRGSAARLFHFLAAALEQAAEQPSFHPDDGLKSSAMGEGTAAMQQQAAALTMREAIAQAGQLPHRTGVTWIVSDAMYEAGIENTLLSLLAARQQVVFLHLLSPEELNPSLTGELNLLDSELGTGKEVALGSRLLEQYRDTVNKYCNELKQLCAERGALYFFIDTSKPMEQTIQHTLLRAGVLHSHS; this is encoded by the coding sequence ATGAATGGGCAAGGCAGCGGTTCTGGGAGCGGAGCCCGGGATTCAGCGTTCAGCGGCGCTTTAGCCAAGCTTTTTCCCGATACGTCCTTGCTGAATCGATTAGAGCGCATGAAAGTGGCTGCGGGCAGCCGAGTAAAGGGCACGATGGCTGGCAAGCGCCGCTCCAGCACGCTCGGCGGCTCGCAGGAGTTTGCAGACTATCGCCCTTATGCGCCCGGCGACGACATTCGTCGTCTGGATTGGAATGTATATGGGCGAACGGGCAGAGCATATATGCGGCAATATTGGGATGAGCAGGAGCTTACATTGCATGTGTACGTTGATATATCCCCTTCGATGAATTTTGGCGGCGAACAGGCCAATAAGCTGCGCTGCGCCTTGCAGCTCGCAGCTTGCGGCGGATACGCTGCACTGTCAGGCGAGGACCGCATTGCGGTAAAGCTGTTTGGCGGCCCAGCTCCGGCAGAGCTTCCAGCACTTCGCGGAAGGGGCTCCGCTGCGCGATTGTTTCATTTTTTGGCAGCGGCACTAGAGCAGGCAGCGGAGCAGCCGTCTTTTCACCCAGACGATGGGCTTAAGTCTTCTGCGATGGGTGAAGGGACAGCAGCTATGCAGCAGCAGGCGGCAGCTTTGACCATGCGGGAAGCTATTGCGCAGGCTGGGCAGCTCCCGCATCGCACGGGCGTTACTTGGATTGTGTCCGATGCGATGTATGAAGCGGGCATTGAGAATACGCTGCTCAGCCTGCTTGCTGCTCGGCAACAGGTCGTTTTTCTCCATTTATTGAGCCCTGAAGAGCTAAATCCGTCTTTGACAGGCGAGCTGAATTTGCTTGACAGTGAACTCGGAACGGGCAAAGAGGTTGCTTTAGGCAGTCGTTTGCTGGAACAATATCGCGATACGGTGAACAAATATTGTAATGAGCTCAAGCAGCTTTGCGCCGAGCGCGGAGCCCTTTATTTTTTTATTGACACGAGCAAGCCAATGGAACAAACGATTCAGCATACGCTGCTTCGCGCTGGTGTGCTGCACAGCCATAGTTAA
- a CDS encoding VWA domain-containing protein: protein MQLLSPLSALFGLALPAIVLMYLFKRTYMDTEIASHMLWNRMLREQEANRPWQKLRTRPLMLLQLLAAAILVLALMQPYLTTDSRSSSHTVIVLDRSASMTAVMPGGSSQVSLLSAAVQQAELWLNEQPKGELITLLVTGEQPRIILSKETDHELAVQQLKTITPDFGTQDNVAALSLADSLLANEQGGQILLLSDGRWQDADSVNLLTLHAKLEQFKLSAPQAGSNNSAILYFGIHAAVGEDGKRAGIVTLRNDSLASKQLELAVYADKESEPAVKRSVKLEAGGWTSVDINGLPEEASYYTAKISGATDDYAADNIAYQFPIVSKAQQVLLATSGNLFLEKALQLAGVKTIKVDPAQYVPSDEHVKDIDWVIMDGDTAKLRTDKSWQKLFSSKPVWYIDHPEATEEETASPANSRVALTEHPVTAYLSFEDTHIGRMVKAKDAGSWGEAIVTYGGLPAIYAGSMQGRPQLRFTFDMQSSDLPLRPEFPVLIVQAADWMSGGSQAQLGTADAGSTLQLAFLNETVSAKWEMIEALGGYSEKSLPDSKLAAALAAQEPAVAPAVPGLYRLIEQDAEAETIGQRMLAVTAAPSESASMSAASEIKPLAAGSTETSQKLADAGLALGSVETANAANAFAVWLALALLLLMLVEWEVYRRGNAG, encoded by the coding sequence ATGCAGCTGCTATCGCCGCTATCTGCATTATTCGGCTTGGCGCTTCCAGCTATTGTTTTAATGTATTTATTCAAGCGCACGTATATGGATACCGAAATTGCGAGTCATATGCTGTGGAATCGCATGCTGCGCGAGCAGGAGGCGAATCGTCCGTGGCAAAAGCTTCGTACACGGCCGCTTATGCTATTGCAGCTTCTCGCAGCTGCTATATTAGTGCTTGCGCTCATGCAGCCGTATCTCACGACAGATAGCCGCAGCAGCAGTCATACCGTCATCGTACTTGACCGCTCGGCAAGCATGACGGCGGTTATGCCTGGCGGAAGCTCGCAAGTCAGCCTGCTGTCCGCCGCTGTACAGCAGGCGGAGCTATGGCTGAACGAGCAGCCGAAAGGGGAGCTTATCACTTTGCTTGTAACGGGCGAGCAGCCCCGCATTATTTTGTCCAAGGAAACGGACCATGAGCTCGCGGTGCAGCAGTTGAAAACCATTACGCCAGATTTCGGTACACAGGACAACGTAGCAGCTTTATCGCTAGCCGACTCGCTGCTTGCGAATGAACAAGGCGGTCAGATATTGCTGCTCTCCGATGGCAGGTGGCAGGACGCAGACTCCGTTAACCTGCTGACCCTTCATGCGAAGCTTGAGCAATTCAAGCTTTCTGCCCCGCAAGCTGGCAGTAATAATAGCGCTATTTTGTATTTTGGCATTCATGCAGCAGTTGGGGAAGACGGCAAACGTGCAGGCATAGTGACCCTGCGAAATGACAGCCTTGCATCTAAGCAGCTTGAGCTTGCCGTATATGCGGACAAGGAATCAGAGCCAGCAGTGAAGAGGTCGGTCAAGCTTGAGGCTGGGGGCTGGACGAGCGTAGATATTAACGGTCTGCCGGAAGAAGCTAGCTATTATACCGCCAAAATCAGCGGAGCGACCGATGATTATGCCGCTGACAATATCGCCTACCAGTTTCCGATCGTGTCTAAAGCGCAGCAGGTGCTTTTAGCTACATCAGGCAACTTGTTTTTGGAAAAAGCGCTCCAGCTCGCCGGCGTAAAAACGATAAAGGTTGATCCTGCGCAGTATGTTCCTTCTGATGAACATGTTAAGGACATCGACTGGGTCATTATGGATGGCGACACAGCAAAGCTTCGAACGGACAAAAGCTGGCAGAAGTTGTTTTCCTCCAAGCCTGTCTGGTATATCGACCATCCGGAAGCGACCGAGGAAGAGACGGCTTCGCCTGCGAATAGCAGGGTGGCGCTGACCGAGCATCCCGTTACCGCCTATCTTTCATTTGAAGATACCCATATCGGACGGATGGTGAAGGCGAAGGATGCCGGGAGTTGGGGAGAAGCGATTGTTACATATGGCGGCTTGCCAGCCATTTATGCTGGCTCGATGCAAGGAAGGCCGCAGCTGCGCTTTACCTTTGACATGCAAAGCAGCGATTTGCCGCTGCGGCCGGAGTTTCCCGTGTTAATCGTGCAGGCTGCGGATTGGATGAGCGGAGGGAGTCAGGCACAGCTTGGGACGGCGGATGCCGGAAGTACGCTCCAGCTTGCTTTTTTAAATGAGACAGTTAGTGCCAAGTGGGAAATGATCGAAGCCCTAGGCGGTTATAGCGAAAAATCACTGCCCGACAGCAAGCTGGCTGCCGCGCTTGCAGCGCAAGAGCCAGCAGTCGCCCCGGCGGTTCCGGGTTTGTACCGTTTAATCGAGCAAGATGCAGAAGCGGAAACGATCGGTCAGAGGATGCTTGCTGTAACAGCGGCTCCCTCCGAAAGCGCATCGATGTCCGCAGCTTCCGAAATCAAGCCGCTTGCCGCTGGTTCAACTGAGACAAGTCAAAAGTTGGCTGATGCGGGGTTGGCTTTGGGAAGTGTGGAGACGGCAAATGCTGCAAACGCTTTTGCCGTATGGCTCGCGCTTGCACTGCTTTTGCTGATGCTGGTGGAATGGGAGGTGTATAGGCGTGGGAATGCAGGCTAA
- a CDS encoding VWA domain-containing protein has product MQANSPWALLLLIPWAVAVWWMIRGTLRLQGTRKKIAITLRAFILLLVIAIAAGVQPYLRIEQRNVIFVADRSASVNADAALGEWIAKASAAKDEADQSGIVSIGLDAAIDKVLSPDQLPSAERYTFRSGVNENFTDLSQALRLASGMLHEAGGGKIVLLSDGAENAGSMLRQAELLGHAGIEVDVVPLAAPQRVDASLEAMDVPQTLRQGEKFTFEFTINSTSSGTAKLRLYEDNRELSTSEIVLEPGENRFALQSAALEPGFHRFRAELYAEGDEREQNNTAYAFSRVSGPPAVLIVEGVPGSSGNVEAALKASLIRYETIPPERLSVQLASYAAYDSIILNNVSATRIAAKPMEWLGKAVSDYGIGLVMVGGDNSFGLGGYFQTPIEKALPVYMDLKGKRQLPSLGLILVIDRSGSMVGGKLELAKEAAMRTIELMRPEDSVGVVAFDSTPWWIVEPTKLTDREEVLDKIQSIQADGGTEIFPALDTAYNKLLEMDAQRKHIILLTDGQSASNPGYAALTQGMVDNKMTMSTVAVGDGADQVMLEQLAKQAKGRFYFTNDESTLPAIFSRETVLMSRTYIVEQNAPPLVGQAGSWSSMWQNGVPNLQAYIATTAKETAEVALLSPQGDPILARWAYGSGRTVAWTSDLTGKWSRDWVQWGALPNVLAEWIKWTFPQFESTPYSATAALDGREAMLRLRTEGSDTAAKLSAVVTDEAGESTPLSPLPAAPGEYAASLPISKPGVYLMQVNEQSAAAGGAEAPNTGSTTTGFVIPYSPEYRLTGENGAEALQQLADATGGRLLSLDAPQEAYRFNPVESRQPYDWTRELLLLILLLWLVDILLRRLSLPWQRIGRMLLARLGLVGGRLQRNEPAAAPSGAMSRLQQRKSRTAGFYGERADTTDVAPTPTSPASGQVKGASGALNGIQGASANTSQTASRPSRAQAPKPDGRGQAGKQQREMLDSQANASGNSSQPSAPPSNPETKQADGQVTVNRLLAAKKRGKR; this is encoded by the coding sequence ATGCAGGCTAATTCGCCTTGGGCGCTCCTTCTTCTCATTCCGTGGGCAGTGGCGGTTTGGTGGATGATTCGAGGTACGCTGCGACTGCAAGGCACTCGTAAAAAGATAGCCATAACGCTGCGTGCATTTATTCTGCTGCTCGTCATTGCGATTGCTGCAGGTGTGCAGCCATACTTGCGTATCGAGCAGCGTAACGTTATTTTTGTAGCAGATCGTTCCGCATCCGTCAATGCCGATGCCGCTTTAGGTGAGTGGATTGCCAAAGCCTCGGCGGCGAAAGACGAAGCCGACCAGAGCGGAATTGTGTCCATTGGACTAGATGCCGCCATCGATAAAGTGCTCTCGCCTGATCAGCTTCCGAGTGCGGAACGATATACGTTTCGATCAGGCGTGAATGAAAACTTCACGGATCTGTCTCAGGCGCTGCGCCTTGCGTCAGGCATGCTGCATGAAGCCGGGGGCGGCAAAATCGTGCTGCTCTCCGATGGCGCGGAAAATGCCGGAAGCATGCTGCGCCAAGCGGAGCTGCTGGGGCATGCAGGCATTGAGGTGGATGTCGTTCCGTTAGCTGCCCCGCAGCGTGTGGACGCCTCGCTCGAAGCGATGGACGTTCCGCAAACGCTGCGTCAAGGCGAGAAATTTACGTTTGAATTTACGATTAACAGCACATCATCAGGTACGGCCAAGCTGAGGCTCTACGAAGACAACCGCGAGCTGTCGACAAGCGAAATCGTGCTGGAGCCGGGCGAAAATCGTTTTGCGCTGCAAAGCGCTGCGCTGGAACCGGGCTTTCACCGTTTTCGGGCTGAGCTGTATGCAGAAGGGGATGAACGTGAGCAGAACAATACTGCTTATGCGTTCAGCAGAGTCAGCGGCCCGCCCGCTGTGCTCATTGTGGAAGGTGTGCCGGGCTCATCAGGCAATGTGGAGGCAGCTTTGAAAGCTTCGCTCATTCGTTACGAGACGATACCGCCTGAGCGGCTGTCTGTACAGCTGGCTTCATATGCCGCCTATGACAGCATTATTTTAAACAATGTTTCAGCAACCCGCATTGCGGCTAAACCGATGGAGTGGCTTGGCAAGGCGGTCAGCGATTATGGCATTGGCCTAGTCATGGTGGGTGGCGACAACAGCTTTGGCTTGGGAGGCTATTTCCAAACGCCTATAGAGAAGGCGCTGCCGGTCTATATGGATTTGAAGGGGAAGCGCCAACTGCCCTCGCTCGGCTTGATTTTGGTAATTGACCGTTCCGGCAGTATGGTCGGCGGCAAGCTGGAGCTGGCGAAAGAAGCGGCAATGCGGACGATCGAGCTGATGCGCCCAGAAGATTCAGTAGGCGTAGTCGCCTTCGACTCGACGCCTTGGTGGATCGTGGAACCGACCAAGCTGACGGATCGCGAGGAGGTTTTGGATAAAATCCAGAGCATTCAGGCCGATGGGGGCACGGAAATTTTTCCGGCGCTCGATACCGCTTATAACAAGCTGCTGGAAATGGATGCACAGCGCAAGCATATTATTTTGCTCACCGATGGGCAATCGGCTTCCAACCCGGGTTATGCTGCGCTGACACAGGGCATGGTGGACAATAAAATGACGATGTCTACAGTTGCAGTCGGCGACGGTGCGGATCAGGTGATGCTGGAGCAGCTTGCGAAGCAGGCGAAGGGACGGTTTTATTTTACAAATGATGAAAGCACGCTTCCGGCTATTTTCAGCCGTGAGACGGTGCTAATGTCGCGAACCTATATTGTGGAGCAAAATGCTCCGCCGCTCGTCGGGCAAGCCGGAAGCTGGTCGTCGATGTGGCAAAATGGCGTGCCGAACTTGCAGGCGTACATCGCAACGACAGCGAAGGAAACGGCAGAGGTCGCGCTGCTGTCGCCGCAAGGTGATCCGATTTTGGCGCGCTGGGCGTACGGTTCAGGACGAACGGTAGCCTGGACGAGCGACTTGACTGGGAAATGGTCACGAGACTGGGTGCAGTGGGGCGCATTGCCGAATGTGCTCGCCGAGTGGATTAAGTGGACGTTTCCCCAGTTTGAGAGCACGCCTTATTCCGCAACAGCTGCGCTTGATGGTCGAGAGGCTATGCTGCGCTTGCGCACCGAGGGCAGTGATACAGCTGCTAAGCTGTCGGCTGTAGTCACGGATGAAGCAGGCGAAAGCACGCCGCTTTCGCCGCTTCCAGCAGCTCCGGGCGAATATGCGGCAAGCCTTCCAATATCGAAGCCGGGCGTGTATTTAATGCAAGTGAATGAACAGAGCGCTGCAGCGGGCGGAGCAGAAGCGCCCAATACGGGTAGCACGACGACGGGTTTTGTCATCCCCTATTCGCCCGAGTATCGATTGACGGGTGAAAATGGAGCAGAAGCGCTGCAGCAGCTTGCTGACGCTACAGGCGGACGCTTGCTGTCGCTGGACGCGCCGCAGGAGGCTTACCGCTTCAATCCAGTAGAGTCCAGGCAGCCTTATGATTGGACCCGTGAGCTGCTCCTATTAATTTTGTTGCTATGGCTGGTCGACATTTTACTGCGCCGCTTGTCGCTGCCTTGGCAGCGGATCGGGCGGATGCTTTTGGCGAGACTTGGGCTCGTAGGTGGACGTTTGCAGAGGAATGAGCCAGCCGCCGCTCCGTCAGGTGCGATGAGCAGGCTGCAGCAGCGGAAAAGCCGCACCGCTGGCTTTTATGGTGAGCGAGCGGATACAACTGACGTGGCTCCAACTCCAACCTCGCCAGCATCTGGTCAGGTGAAGGGAGCGAGTGGAGCGCTTAATGGCATTCAGGGAGCTTCGGCCAATACGTCGCAAACGGCAAGTCGTCCGTCTCGAGCACAGGCTCCGAAGCCAGATGGTCGAGGCCAGGCGGGTAAGCAGCAGCGAGAAATGCTAGACTCACAGGCTAATGCTTCAGGCAACAGCAGCCAGCCGTCAGCCCCTCCTTCGAACCCAGAGACAAAGCAGGCTGATGGTCAGGTAACGGTCAATCGTCTGCTTGCCGCCAAGAAGCGCGGTAAGCGGTAG
- a CDS encoding rhodanese-like domain-containing protein → MYNEITPEQVEARLNNKEKFHLIDVRELDEWVEGHIAEAAHLPLSEIQERLDELPKDENIIFVCRSGGRSGKVCDFLAPQGHSVTNMTGGMLAWPGAIVTGA, encoded by the coding sequence ATGTATAACGAAATCACGCCGGAGCAAGTTGAAGCGCGTCTGAATAATAAGGAAAAGTTTCATTTAATCGATGTTCGTGAGCTTGATGAGTGGGTAGAGGGACATATTGCCGAAGCAGCTCATTTGCCATTGTCTGAAATTCAGGAGCGTTTGGATGAGCTGCCTAAGGATGAAAATATCATTTTCGTATGCCGCAGCGGCGGACGCAGTGGCAAAGTATGCGACTTCCTCGCGCCACAGGGCCACTCCGTGACCAATATGACGGGCGGCATGCTCGCATGGCCGGGAGCCATCGTTACTGGAGCGTAG